A window of Strigops habroptila isolate Jane chromosome 5, bStrHab1.2.pri, whole genome shotgun sequence contains these coding sequences:
- the IFIT5 gene encoding interferon-induced protein with tetratricopeptide repeats 5, whose translation MSTNSLKSSLMQLQCHFTWTLLKEDVDLDDLEETIGDQIKFFANSNIKNYNLLSYVCHLKNSNEEALKYLQQAEEEVKKNYPDEIARSLVTWGNYAWIYYYMGRYEEALTYVSKVENSCKKLSSTAPGKIQLPEIYAEQGWALLKFGGKYYQRAKDCFENALKNEPNNPEFSAGYAIVIYRLEDFSLRQCEDVNPSFEALKRALELNPKDTFIMALLALKLQDLKRVDEGERYIEAAMQKTPDLPYVLRYAAKFYRRKKEVDKALEILKKALVVTPKSTFLHHQLGVCYKEKLFQLKRTTRYPPQEQVEELIRLSIFHFKTVTDQKTKSFVAHIGLANMYAQANRYEEAEETFQKAFQINILSYADKQELYYHYGSFQRFQMKSESEAIRNYTEGLKIEKDSYGRKKCINALKQLLEKRIQGGLGNATVFGTLGFIHNLNDEKHKAIECYEKAIALCPNNEEYLSALCELQLPVTS comes from the coding sequence TACCAATTCCTTGAAAAGCTCCTTGATGCAGCTCCAGTGTCATTTTACATGGACTTTGCTGAAAGAGGATGTAGATCTAGATGACCTAGAGGAAACAATAGGTGATCAGATCAAGTTTTTTGCAAATTCCAACATAAAAAATTATAATCTGCTCTCCTATGTATGCCACCTAAAGAATTCAAATGAGGAAGCCCTGAAATATCTCCAACAAGCTGAAGAAGAAGTTAAGAAAAATTACCCAGATGAAATTGCCAGAAGTCTTGTTACCTGGGGGAACTATGCCTGGATCTATTACTACATGGGGAGATACGAAGAAGCTCTAACTTACGTAAGCAAAGTGGAAAACAGCTGCAAAAAGCTTTCAAGTACTGCTCCAGGGAAGATTCAGCTTCCAGAGATCTATGCTGAACAAGGATGGGCATTATTAAAGTTTGGGGGAAAATACTACCAGAGAGCAAAGGATTGTTTTGAAAATGCTCTGAAGAATGAACCCAATAACCCAGAATTTAGTGCCGGCTATGCAATAGTAATTTATCGTTTGGAAGATTTTTCTCTGAGACAATGTGAAGATGTAAACCCATCCTTTGAGGCCCTGAAGCGTGCATTAGAACTGAATCCAAAGGATACTTTTATTATGGCTTTACTTGCATTAAAACTTCAGGACTTAAAGCGAGTCGATGAAGGGGAGAGGTACATTGAAGCAGCAATGCAGAAAACGCCTGATCTTCCTTATGTCTTGCGATATGCTGCTAAATtttatagaaggaaaaaagaagtggaCAAGGCACTGGAGATTTTGAAGAAGGCCCTAGTAGTGACACCAAAATCAACCTTTTTGCATCACCAGCTAGGGGTCTGctacaaagaaaagctgtttcaatTGAAAAGGACTACAAGATATCCACCTCAAGAGCAAGTGGAAGAACTCATCCgactttccatttttcattttaaaacagtgactgaccaaaagacaaaaagtttTGTTGCCCATATTGGCCTAGCAAACATGTATGCACAAGCAAACAGGtatgaagaagcagaagagacatttcagaaagcatttcagataaATATTCTATCCTATGCTGATAAACAAGAACTCTATTACCATTATGGCAGTTTTCAGCGTTTTCAGATGAAATCAGAATCTGAAGCCATCAGGAATTACACAGAAGGGCTGAAAATTGAAAAAGATTcctatggaagaaaaaaatgcataaatgcCCTGAAGCAATTGTTGGAAAAGAGAATTCAGGGAGGTCTGGGAAATGCAACAGTTTTTGGTACACTTGGATTCATTCACAATCTAAATGATGAGAAACATAAAGCAATTGAGTGCTATGAGAAAGCCATTGCATTGTGTCCCAACAATGAAGAATATCTGAGTGCATTATGTGAGCTACAACTTCCTGTCACAAGCTAA
- the SLC16A12 gene encoding monocarboxylate transporter 12 isoform X2 has product MASPRPAQHASPPDGGWGWMIVAGCFLVTICTRAVTRCISIFFVEFQTYFGQDYARTAWIHSIVDCATMLCGLGFALCYSPAIAMVGKYFNKRKALAYGIAMSGSGIGTFILAPVVQLLIEQFSWRGALLILGGFVLNLCVCGALMRPIALKEDRKAAPEFLEQDYVPKAQKQDLKRMSICSPLIKVWSHECLCYCSWKEYDFLLMPGFMVLAVSVLFMAYGCSPLFVYLVPYALSVGVSHHQAAFLMSILGVIDIIGNVTFGWLTDRRCLKKHRHFCYLFAVGMDGLCCLFLPVLQNFPLLVPFSFTFGYFDGAYVTLIPVITADVVGTSSLSSALGVVYFLHAIPYLVSPPVAGWLVDTTGSYTASFLLCGFAMIFSSTLLCFANLAKKIKRTHLLPLTNDMGKKQHIWSNGAIAYSVTAELGQKDVEFLAVDTNSYSNR; this is encoded by the exons ATGGCCTCACCGCGGCCAGCCCAGCACGCCAGCCCTCCCGATGGAGGCTGGGGATGGATGATCGTTGCCGGCTGCTTCCTTGTCACTATCTGTACCAGGGCTGTGACGAG gtGCATCTCCATTTTTTTTGTGGAGTTCCAGACATACTTTGGGCAGGACTATGCAAGAACAGCTTGGATCCACTCCATTGTAGACTGTGCTACGATGCTTTGTG GTCTTGGGTTTGCACTCTGTTATTCTCCAGCCATTGCAATGGTGGGCAAATatttcaacaaaagaaaagcgCTGGCGTATGGAATAGCCATGTCAGGAAGCGGAATCGGTACCTTCATCCTGGCCCCTGTGGTCCAGCTCTTAATTGAGCAGTTTTCCTGGCGTGGAGCTTTACTCATCCTgggaggttttgttttaaacctctGTGTCTGTGGTGCTTTGATGCGGCCCATTGCTCTTAAGGAAGACCGTAAAGCTGCTCCTGAGTTTCTTGAACAGGATTATGTCcccaaagcacagaaacaagaCTTAAAGCGAATGTCCATTTGTTCACCCTTAATCAAAGTGTGGTCTCATGAATGTTTATGCTACTGTTCATGGAAGGAATATGACTTTTTGCTGATGCCAGGCTTCATGGTGCTGGCAGTGTCAGTTTTATTTATGGCATATGGCTGTAGTCCTCTTTTTGTCTACCTAGTGCCTTATGCTTTGAGCGTTGGAGTGAGTCACCACCAGGCTGCCTTCCTCATGTCAATACTTGGTGTCATAGACATCATTGGTAATGTCACCTTTGGATGGCTAACAGACAGAAG GTGTCTGAAGAAGCATCGTCACTTTTGCTACCTCTTTGCTGTGGGAATGGATGGCCTCTGTTGTCTTTTTCTACCAGTTCTCCAAAACTTCCCCTTGCTTGTGCCTTTCTCATTTACCTTTGGTTACTTCGATGGAGCCTATGTAACGCTAATCCCTGTCATAACAGCAGATGTAGtgggaacttcttccttatcatCAGCACTGGGTGTTGTGTATTTTCTGCATGCCATACCATATCTAGTGAGTCCGCCTGTTGCAG gtTGGCTTGTAGACACAACTGGCAGCTATACTGCATCATTCCTCCTGTGTGGATTTGCTATGATATTTAGTTCAACGTTATTGTGCTTTGCAAATCtagcaaagaaaatcaaaagaactCATTTGCTGCCACTCACCAACGATATGGGCAAGAAACAGCACATCTGGAGTAATGGAGCAATAGCTTATTCTGTCACAGCAGAATTAGGCCAAAAGGATGTTGAATTTTTGGCTGTGGATACAAACAGCTACAGCAACAGGTGA
- the SLC16A12 gene encoding monocarboxylate transporter 12 isoform X1 — translation MASPRPAQHASPPDGGWGWMIVAGCFLVTICTRAVTRCISIFFVEFQTYFGQDYARTAWIHSIVDCATMLCAPLGSLISNHVSCQVGIMLGGLLASTGLILSSFATSLEHLYLSLGVLTGLGFALCYSPAIAMVGKYFNKRKALAYGIAMSGSGIGTFILAPVVQLLIEQFSWRGALLILGGFVLNLCVCGALMRPIALKEDRKAAPEFLEQDYVPKAQKQDLKRMSICSPLIKVWSHECLCYCSWKEYDFLLMPGFMVLAVSVLFMAYGCSPLFVYLVPYALSVGVSHHQAAFLMSILGVIDIIGNVTFGWLTDRRCLKKHRHFCYLFAVGMDGLCCLFLPVLQNFPLLVPFSFTFGYFDGAYVTLIPVITADVVGTSSLSSALGVVYFLHAIPYLVSPPVAGWLVDTTGSYTASFLLCGFAMIFSSTLLCFANLAKKIKRTHLLPLTNDMGKKQHIWSNGAIAYSVTAELGQKDVEFLAVDTNSYSNR, via the exons ATGGCCTCACCGCGGCCAGCCCAGCACGCCAGCCCTCCCGATGGAGGCTGGGGATGGATGATCGTTGCCGGCTGCTTCCTTGTCACTATCTGTACCAGGGCTGTGACGAG gtGCATCTCCATTTTTTTTGTGGAGTTCCAGACATACTTTGGGCAGGACTATGCAAGAACAGCTTGGATCCACTCCATTGTAGACTGTGCTACGATGCTTTGTG CCCCACTTGGGAGCTTGATCAGTAATCATGTATCCTGCCAAGTTGGCATCATGCTAGGAGGGCTGCTTGCATCTACTGGACTAATTTTGAGTTCATTCGCCACCAGCTTGGAACATCTCTACTTATCATTAGGAGTCCTTACAG GTCTTGGGTTTGCACTCTGTTATTCTCCAGCCATTGCAATGGTGGGCAAATatttcaacaaaagaaaagcgCTGGCGTATGGAATAGCCATGTCAGGAAGCGGAATCGGTACCTTCATCCTGGCCCCTGTGGTCCAGCTCTTAATTGAGCAGTTTTCCTGGCGTGGAGCTTTACTCATCCTgggaggttttgttttaaacctctGTGTCTGTGGTGCTTTGATGCGGCCCATTGCTCTTAAGGAAGACCGTAAAGCTGCTCCTGAGTTTCTTGAACAGGATTATGTCcccaaagcacagaaacaagaCTTAAAGCGAATGTCCATTTGTTCACCCTTAATCAAAGTGTGGTCTCATGAATGTTTATGCTACTGTTCATGGAAGGAATATGACTTTTTGCTGATGCCAGGCTTCATGGTGCTGGCAGTGTCAGTTTTATTTATGGCATATGGCTGTAGTCCTCTTTTTGTCTACCTAGTGCCTTATGCTTTGAGCGTTGGAGTGAGTCACCACCAGGCTGCCTTCCTCATGTCAATACTTGGTGTCATAGACATCATTGGTAATGTCACCTTTGGATGGCTAACAGACAGAAG GTGTCTGAAGAAGCATCGTCACTTTTGCTACCTCTTTGCTGTGGGAATGGATGGCCTCTGTTGTCTTTTTCTACCAGTTCTCCAAAACTTCCCCTTGCTTGTGCCTTTCTCATTTACCTTTGGTTACTTCGATGGAGCCTATGTAACGCTAATCCCTGTCATAACAGCAGATGTAGtgggaacttcttccttatcatCAGCACTGGGTGTTGTGTATTTTCTGCATGCCATACCATATCTAGTGAGTCCGCCTGTTGCAG gtTGGCTTGTAGACACAACTGGCAGCTATACTGCATCATTCCTCCTGTGTGGATTTGCTATGATATTTAGTTCAACGTTATTGTGCTTTGCAAATCtagcaaagaaaatcaaaagaactCATTTGCTGCCACTCACCAACGATATGGGCAAGAAACAGCACATCTGGAGTAATGGAGCAATAGCTTATTCTGTCACAGCAGAATTAGGCCAAAAGGATGTTGAATTTTTGGCTGTGGATACAAACAGCTACAGCAACAGGTGA
- the SLC16A12 gene encoding monocarboxylate transporter 12 isoform X3 has protein sequence MLCAPLGSLISNHVSCQVGIMLGGLLASTGLILSSFATSLEHLYLSLGVLTGLGFALCYSPAIAMVGKYFNKRKALAYGIAMSGSGIGTFILAPVVQLLIEQFSWRGALLILGGFVLNLCVCGALMRPIALKEDRKAAPEFLEQDYVPKAQKQDLKRMSICSPLIKVWSHECLCYCSWKEYDFLLMPGFMVLAVSVLFMAYGCSPLFVYLVPYALSVGVSHHQAAFLMSILGVIDIIGNVTFGWLTDRRCLKKHRHFCYLFAVGMDGLCCLFLPVLQNFPLLVPFSFTFGYFDGAYVTLIPVITADVVGTSSLSSALGVVYFLHAIPYLVSPPVAGWLVDTTGSYTASFLLCGFAMIFSSTLLCFANLAKKIKRTHLLPLTNDMGKKQHIWSNGAIAYSVTAELGQKDVEFLAVDTNSYSNR, from the exons ATGCTTTGTG CCCCACTTGGGAGCTTGATCAGTAATCATGTATCCTGCCAAGTTGGCATCATGCTAGGAGGGCTGCTTGCATCTACTGGACTAATTTTGAGTTCATTCGCCACCAGCTTGGAACATCTCTACTTATCATTAGGAGTCCTTACAG GTCTTGGGTTTGCACTCTGTTATTCTCCAGCCATTGCAATGGTGGGCAAATatttcaacaaaagaaaagcgCTGGCGTATGGAATAGCCATGTCAGGAAGCGGAATCGGTACCTTCATCCTGGCCCCTGTGGTCCAGCTCTTAATTGAGCAGTTTTCCTGGCGTGGAGCTTTACTCATCCTgggaggttttgttttaaacctctGTGTCTGTGGTGCTTTGATGCGGCCCATTGCTCTTAAGGAAGACCGTAAAGCTGCTCCTGAGTTTCTTGAACAGGATTATGTCcccaaagcacagaaacaagaCTTAAAGCGAATGTCCATTTGTTCACCCTTAATCAAAGTGTGGTCTCATGAATGTTTATGCTACTGTTCATGGAAGGAATATGACTTTTTGCTGATGCCAGGCTTCATGGTGCTGGCAGTGTCAGTTTTATTTATGGCATATGGCTGTAGTCCTCTTTTTGTCTACCTAGTGCCTTATGCTTTGAGCGTTGGAGTGAGTCACCACCAGGCTGCCTTCCTCATGTCAATACTTGGTGTCATAGACATCATTGGTAATGTCACCTTTGGATGGCTAACAGACAGAAG GTGTCTGAAGAAGCATCGTCACTTTTGCTACCTCTTTGCTGTGGGAATGGATGGCCTCTGTTGTCTTTTTCTACCAGTTCTCCAAAACTTCCCCTTGCTTGTGCCTTTCTCATTTACCTTTGGTTACTTCGATGGAGCCTATGTAACGCTAATCCCTGTCATAACAGCAGATGTAGtgggaacttcttccttatcatCAGCACTGGGTGTTGTGTATTTTCTGCATGCCATACCATATCTAGTGAGTCCGCCTGTTGCAG gtTGGCTTGTAGACACAACTGGCAGCTATACTGCATCATTCCTCCTGTGTGGATTTGCTATGATATTTAGTTCAACGTTATTGTGCTTTGCAAATCtagcaaagaaaatcaaaagaactCATTTGCTGCCACTCACCAACGATATGGGCAAGAAACAGCACATCTGGAGTAATGGAGCAATAGCTTATTCTGTCACAGCAGAATTAGGCCAAAAGGATGTTGAATTTTTGGCTGTGGATACAAACAGCTACAGCAACAGGTGA